GCTTTGGAGAAGATGGAAATAGACATGGACGAGCTCGATGCTGAGAGTTATGATGACGAGGAGGACGAGGGCGGGGAGGACGGGGACGGGGAGCATGCCGGCCATAGGTAATGCACCTCTGTCCCGTCCCCACTCCGCCAAGAAACTTGGCAGGCTAACCCGTGGGTAGGGCGAGACTGCCTAAAATCTTGGCACTTTTACGCGTGACCTACCTAGAAAATAGACATTACCCCAGCTAAGGCCATTTTCATTCCCTGCTGGTGCCGCCCAAGGCGGCATGGGCGTCTGCCAAGAAAGTTGCCACCGCGCACGCTTGCGCGTGATTGGCGCATGCTCAGCACATGATTGGGCTTAAACGCATTCTGTTCTCGGGGCTAAATAGAAAACTATTAATCTATCTTGTAAGCGTAACCTTTTTCAGCCCCCTGGGCTGGTCGGGGTTGAGACCCTTGACCAGCGCGAGATGGAAGCTAAAGAGCTGCATGGGAGCTATATATACGAGGGGCGTGAGCACCTCGTCGAGCTCAAATGGGATCTTGAGCGGGACGGTTCCCATCTCTAAAATCTCAGGCGCCGAGCTCAATACAATGGTCTCCGCCTTCCGGTCGCGAAGCTCCGCGCAAAGCTCCATGACGTTTGGGAACGCCTTGCCCGGCGGCGCGATAACGAAAGTCGGGAAGCCCTCCTCTATTATGGCGATCGGGCCGTGCAAGAAATCAGCGACAGAATAGGGCTGAGACCCCACATAGCATGTCTCCTTGACCTTGAGCGCAGCCTCGAGCGCAGTGCAGTAATTGAACCCCCGGCCGGTCACCACGCACTCCTTCATATAGCGATAGCGCGGCACGATCCCCCTGATGCCCTCCTCCATGGCCAGGACCCGCTCCATATACCCGGGCATTCGTGCAAGCTCACCGAGCAAATCGCTCCTGCCGGCCCACTCGAGCGATAGCATGTAAAACCCCACCAGCTGCGCGACATAGGTTTTTGTCGCAGCCACGCTCTTCTCCTCGCCGGCGCGGCAGAAGATCGCGTGCTCCGCC
This sequence is a window from Bacillota bacterium. Protein-coding genes within it:
- a CDS encoding SIS domain-containing protein, which encodes MTGIDYHSYHMHREIMEEPQVVARMMEMEGDKIRGLARIVRERDIGCIVIAARGTSDNAAQLARYLFEYINGVPVSLAAPSIYTLYGAKVKLDKALVLGVSQSGEGLDVVEVVKHAREAGAVTIGITNNEGSALARTAEHAIFCRAGEEKSVAATKTYVAQLVGFYMLSLEWAGRSDLLGELARMPGYMERVLAMEEGIRGIVPRYRYMKECVVTGRGFNYCTALEAALKVKETCYVGSQPYSVADFLHGPIAIIEEGFPTFVIAPPGKAFPNVMELCAELRDRKAETIVLSSAPEILEMGTVPLKIPFELDEVLTPLVYIAPMQLFSFHLALVKGLNPDQPRGLKKVTLTR